The DNA sequence TGACGACGCGTTTCTGGCGCGGCTTGAGCGGAACCTGGAAGGCGAACTCCTCGGCCTTGCCGTCGGCGTCCAGGTCGTCGGCCTGCGAGGGCAGTTCGGCGGCCTGGAGGACGGCGGCGTCGCCTTCGATGCTGTCGGCATCGGTGACGGTCACGATGGCCGAGCCGGGCTTGAAGTCGGGCGCGACCGCGCGGAGGTCTTTGATCGGAACCACGACGTCCGCGGTGCGCGCGGCATCGCCGGGATTTTCGACGAGCAGCTTCACGCCCTTGATGTGGCCGGCAGCAAGGGCGGGCACGGCAAGCAGCAGCGCAGCGGCAACAGCGAGCGGTTTTCTCATGATGTGAGTCGGCGTCATGCGACGTTACTCGATGCGCGCGGGTTCCAGGCGGGGCGCAAGCAGGTGAATGATCGCGAGCGCCGTCAGGTAGGCGCATCCGGCGATGATGAACGGAACGGTATAGCTATGCGTGCGCTGCAAAATCGGCCCGACGATGGCGGCGATGGTCATCCCGCCCACCGCGCCCGCCATGCCGCCAATCCCCACAACGGAGCCGACCGCCTTGCTTGGAAACATGTCTGACGGGAGCGTGAACAGGTTGGCGGAGAACCCCTGGTGCGCGGCGGTGGCGAGTCCGATGAGCAGCACCGCCGTCCACATGCCCTGAACGTGCGGCGCCATCACAACGGGAAGGACGCACAGCGCGCAGATCGCCATGGTGAACTTGCGGGCGCGGTTCACGTTGTTGCCGCGCTTGATCATGGCGGAGGAGAGCCACCCGCCGGCCACACTGCCCACGTCGGCAATGATGTAAATCACCATGAGCGGCACGGCGATCTGGGCCAGCGAGAGGCCGTGCTGCGACTGCAGGAACCCCGGGACCCAGAAAAGGTAAAACCACCAGACCGGATCGATGAGGAACTTGCCGATGCCGAAGGCCCACGTCTGGCGATGCGGAATGAGGCCTGCCCAGCGGATTTTTTCCACGGGCGGCTGCGGATCGCTGCGGATGTATTCCAGTTCGGCGCGCGAGCAGTTCGGGTGGTCCTCCGGTTTGCGATACAACCACAGCCAGAAGATGAGCCACACGAAGCCGACGGCGCCGGTGACGATGAACGCCCAGCGCCAGCCAAGGTGCAGCGTGATCCAGGGAACGATGAGCGGCGTGACGATTGCGCCCACGTTCGTCCCGGCGTTGAAAATGCCGGTGGCGAAGGCGCGTTCTTTCTTCGGGAACCACTCGGAAACGGCTTTGAGGCTGGCGGGAAAGACGCCGGCTTCACCGAAGCCGAGCGCGGCGCGGGCGGCGCCGAAGCCCGCGACGGAGCCGGCGAAGGCGTGCGCCATCGAGGCCAGGCTCCAGAAGACCATCGCCGCGGCGTAGCCGATCCGCGTGCCGAGCCGGTCCATGAGGCGTCCCATCGCCAGCATGCCGGCGGCATACGCGGCCTGGAAGAAGAGCACCAGGTTGGCGTAGTCCACTTCGGTCCAACCGAGATCGTGCTGCAGCGTGGACTTGAGGACGCCCAGCACCTGGCGGTCCATGTAATTCTTGGTGGTGCCGAGCAGGAGCAGCGTGCAGATGACCCAGCGAAACCACCCCACGCGCGTGGCGGGAGACACCGATGCAGGAGCGGCGACGGCGGCAGCGGCAGTGCGTTCGGTGTCCATCGATTCGGCCAAACAGCGCGATGCGCGCGGCGACCCGGCGATACTGCATTGCGGTACGGAGTTTTGCCGCACGCGCGAAACAAATAAAATGCTCGGCTATTCTGCCGAGCGCGAACAACCGCTGCAAGTTGCGGACTGATTCATCGGGGTCCCGGCCGCACCCGCAAGCGCGTCTTACGATGCGGCACAGCACGGCATTATACGAGACGCTGACGCAGAGTCAATTCATTTCTTCCTGCAGAGGAGCGACGCGATGAATGGGTTTCGATCCGCACGCCGGCTTGCCGTGACGATGATTGTTTTCACGATGTGTTCCGCGGTTTGCGCGCAACAGCCGGCGGCGATCGCGGCCACGCCGCCGATGGGATGGAACAGCTGGAACCACTTCAACAAGAGCGTGGACGACGCTACCATCCGCGCGCAGGCCGATGCCATCGTGTCCAGCGGCATGCGCGATGCCGGCTATCTCTACGTGAACATTGACGACACCTGGGAAGGCGAGCGCGACGCAAACGGCGTGCTGCGCTCCAATAGCAAGTTTCCCGACATGAAGGCGCTGGCCGACTACGTCCACAGCAAGGGACTGAAGATCGGCATTTATTCGACTCCCGGTCCGAAGACGTGCGCCGGCTTCGAAGGCAGCTACGGACACGAAGAGCAGGACGCACAGACGTGGGCCGACTGGGGCATCGATTATCTGAAATATGACCTGTGCGGACTGCGCGACATGATGAAAGCCGCACCGTCGCCGGAAGCCGCGCACAAGCTGATGGTGGATTCCTACATCAAGATGCGCGATGCGCTGCGCAAGACGGGGCGCCCGATCGTTTACAGCCTGTGCCAGTACGGTAATGACGCGGTGTGGCGCTGGGGCGCCGACGTGGGCGGCAACCTGTGGCGCACGACCGGCGACATCAGCGACCGCTACGCGCGCATGGAGACGATCGGCTTCAGCCAGGCGGGACTGGCCAGGTTCGCCGGCCCGGGACACTGGAACGATCCTGACATGCTCGAGGTCGGCAACGGCGGCATGAACACGGAGGAGTACCGCACCCACATGAGCCTGTGGGCCATTCTGGCGGCGCCGCTGCTGGCCGGCAACGACCTGACCAAAATGTCGCCCGATACCATCGCGCTGCTGACCAATAAGGAAGTGATCGCGATTGACCAGGACCCGGCGGGCATGCAGGGCGACCGCGTCTGGGCCGAGGGATCGATGGAGATTTGGGCGCGTCCCCTGGCCGATGGCTCGAAGGCGGTGGGCCTGTTCAACCGGCATCCACAGCCGATCCAGATGGAGGTGAAGTTCAAGGACGTGGGCTTCGCCGGAAAGCCGAAGGTCCGCGAAGTGTGGGCCGCGAAAGACCTGGGCGCGCTGGAGAGTTTTTCGGCGCGAGTACCGGCGCACGGCGTAGTGCTCTTGCGCGTGTCGAAGTAGCTCGTGCAGTGTGCTGTAGTTTCAGGTTTCCAGTTTCACGTTTCGAAATGCATTCGAATCGGCCCGCGGCGTTCTCTTTGACGCGAACGGCGTTGGCAGATAAGGTCGGTCAGCGGCGGGGGCCGCAAAGACGCGAGGGCTGGTCCTTTCTCCTATGCAACTCACCGCGATTGACTGGCTGATTATGGCGGTGTACTTCGCCTTTGTGCTCGGCATCGGCGTGGTGCTGCGCCGTTACACCAAGACGAGCACCGACTTCTTTCTGGCGGGTCGGTCGATTCCCGCGTGGGTGGCGGGCCTGGCGTTTCTCTCCGCAAATCTTGGCGCGCAGGAAGTGATCGGTATGGCGGCGAGCGGCGCCAAGTACGGTATCGCCACCAGCCACTTCTATTGGATCGGCGCCATCCCCGCGATGGTGTTCGTTGGCATCTTCATGATGCCGTTCTACTACGGCTCGCGCGCGCGCTCGGTGCCCGAGTATCTGCGCCTGCGCTTCGATGAAAAAACGCGCGCGCTGAACGCGATCTCGTTCGCGGTGATGACGGTGTTTTCCTCGGGCATCTCGATGTATGCCATGGCGAAGCTGATCCAGACGCTGCGCGTGCTGGATGCGCCGTTCGCGCGCATGGGGATTGATCCGGGCTGGATTTTTCACGTAGGCATCATCGTCTCAGCGGTGGTTGTGCTCTGCTACATCCTGCTGGGCGGGCTGAGCAGCGCGATCTACAACGAAGTGCTGCAGTTCTTTCTGATCGTGGCCGGATTGCTGCCGCTGGTGTTCCTCGGGCTGAAGAACGTGGGGGGTTGGGAGGGCATCAAGGCGAAGCTTGATGCAGGCTACGTGCACTCGTGGGCGGGCTTCGGCAGTGCTTCCACCAACCGCATGGGCGTGGAGTGGTTCGGATTGGCCATGGGCCTGGGATTCGTGCTCTCGTTCGGCTACTGGTGCACCGATTTCCTCGTGGTGCAGCGCGCCATGGCGGCCGACTCGATGCGCTCGGCGCGGCGCACGCCGCTCATCGCAGCCGTGCCGAAGATGCTGTTTCCGTTCATCGTGATCTTGCCGGGGTTGATCGCAATCTCGCTGCCCGGCACACGCATGGTACCGGTGTTGATGTCGGCGGGCACGGCGCCGGCGCAGGCCGGCGTGCAGCGTGCGCTATCGCAGGGTGCGCCCATCTACCAGTCGCAGGGACTGATCCCGCCGAAAATGGAAGCCGGTGCGCCGGTCGTAGACAAAAACGGTAACGTGCAGCTCGATTATGATCTGGCGCTGCCCAACATGCTGCTGCACTACTTCCCTACCGGCATCCTCGGGCTCGGACTGACGGCGCTGCTGGCCAGCTTCATGTCGGGCATGGCGGGCAACGTGACCGCCTTCAACACCGTTTGGACCTATGACATCTACCAGTCGTACATGCGCAAGGGCGCGAGCGACCAGCACTACTTGTGGATGGGGCGGATGGCGACGGTGTGGGGCATTGCGCTGAGCGTGGGTGCCGCATACATGGCCAGCCGGTTCAACAACATCATGGACATGCTGCAGCTGGTGTTCGCCTTCGTGAACGCGCCGCTGTTTGCCACGTTCCTGCTCGGCATGTTCTGGAAGCGAACCACCGGGCACGGCGCGTTCAGCGGACTGCTGGCGGGAACGGCTGCGGCGGCGATTCATCACGGGCTCACGCTGCCGGCGGGCGCCGCGCCGGGAGTGAAGGGCGGATGGTTGGGCGCGGTGCACATCTATCCGAGCGAGATGGCGCAGAATTTTTGGGCGGCGATTTTCGCCTTTACCGCGTGCTTCCTGGTGACAATTGCTGTGAGCGTGGTGACCGCGCCGCGCAAAGACGACGAATTGCGCGGGCTCGTCTATTCCCTCACGCCAAGGCCCGAGGAGCACGACCTCCACTGGTGGCAGAAGCCGGCCACGCTGGCGGTGGCGGTGCTGGCTGCGACGATGCTTTTAAACATTGTTTTCTGGTAGCTCATGGATATGGGAATCGACATTCGACTGCCGATTGGCATGCTGTTCACCGCGCTGGGTGGGATCCTCGTGGTGTTCGGCGCCCTCAGCGACAGCGCGCTCTACCAGCGCTCGCTGGGCATCAACGTGAACCTGGGGTGGGGCGCGGTGCTGCTGGCGTTTGGCATTGTGATGCTGGTGCTCGGTCGGGCCGCGGGCGCGCCGCGCCCTCACTCCACCACGCCAAAACCGGGCCCGGCGGGGACCCCCCGCGCCGGGGAGCAGACGCGTGCCACCGGCTCCAACTGACGCCCCCCTGGCCGGCGTTGACCTGGCGCAGAGTTTTCGCCGGCGATTCGGCGCCGACCCTGTGGTATTTCGCTCGCCCGGGCGCGTGAACCTGATCGGCGAGCACACCGATTACAACGACGGCTTCGTGATGCCGGCGGCGATCGAGTTTTCTTGCCGCGCCGCCGCCGCGCCGAGAAGCGATCGCACGCTGGCGGTCCATTCGCACAATTTTCAGGAGACATTCGAGTTCAGCCTGGACGATCCGCATCCCGCGGCGGCACGGCGATGGAGCGACTACGTTTTCGGCGTCGCTGTGATGCTGGAGCGCGCGGGCCATCGCCTGCGCGGCGCCAACCTGCTGGTCAGCGGCGACGTCCCGCTGGGCGCGGGGCTGAGTTCGTCGGCGGCGATCGAAGTCGCGACCGCGCTTGCGTTACTGCGAGTGAGCGGGACTGAGCTGGGTCGCACCGAGATTGCGCGCATCTGCCAGCGGGCGGAGAACGAGTTTGTGGGCGCCCGCTGCGGCATTATGGACCAGTTCATCGCTTGCCATGGCCGCGCCGAACACGCCCTGATGCTCGACTGCCGCACGCTCGAGTTCCGCCTGCTGCCTGTGCCGGAAGGCGTGCGGATGGTGATCGCCAACACCATGGTGAAGCACCAGATTGCCGGCGGCGAATACAATCGCCGGCGCGCCGAGTGCGAAGAAGGTGTGCGGCGGCTGGCCGAGGTTCGGCCGGAAATCCGCGCCCTGCGCGATGTTTCGCCGGACGAGCTGGAGCGCGAGCGGGGGCGGCTTCCCCAGCTCGTCTATCGGCGCTGCCGTCATGTGCTCACCGAGAATGCGCGCGTCGAGGCCGCGGCGGCCGCCATGGAGCGCGGCGACGTGAATGCGCTCGGCCCGCTGATGGCCGAGTCGCATCGCAGCCTGCGCGACGACTACGAGGTGAGCGCGCCCGAACTCGACCTGATGGTGGAACTGGCGTTGAAGCAGGACGGGGTCCTGGGATCGCGGATGACCGGCGGTGGTTTTGGCGGTTGCACGATCAGCCTGGTGGAATCGGGCGGCGTGGAGAGCTTTTGCCGGGAGGTCGCGGCGGCCTACGCGCGCGAAACGGGGAAGCACCCGGAAATTTATGTTTCGGCGGCGGCGCAGGGGGCGGGACGGAGCGAGTGAATTCGGCGCGCCCGGACCGGGCGCCGCCCGGGCCCGCGGACGAGATTGTGCTGGGAGTAGGGATGCTTCGACCCGCGCTTCGCGCTTGCTCAGCATGGCTGGATGGGTAGCAGGTGCGCGGACGAGGGCGTCCGCGCCACGCGCGCGACAATGGACCTGAAGAACACACCGCATCGGCGCTTCAACCCGCTCACGCGCGAGTGGGTGCTGGTGTCACCGCACCGCACGGTCCGGCCGTGGACCGGGCAAGTGGAGCAGCCGCCGGAGGCGAAGGTCCTGCGGTACGACCCTGAGTGCTATCTATGCCCGGGCAATGCGCGGCACGGTGGCGCACGCACTCCAAGCTACGAGGGCACATTCGTCTTCGACAACGATTACCCGGCCATGCTGCCTGAGACCGGCGACGCAGCGCTCGATCGGGACGGATTGATGGTGGCACGCGCCGAGCGCGGGTTGTGCCGTGTGCTGTGTTTTTCACCGCGTCACGATCTGACGGTTGCGACCTTGAGCACGGAAGATCTGCGGCGCGTGGTGCAGGTGTGGACGGAGCAGTATCGCGAGATCGGCGAGCTGCCGTGGGCGCGGTACGTGCTCATCTTCGAGAACCGCGGCGTGATGATGGGCGCGAGCAATCCGCATCCGCACTGCCAGATCTGGGCGAACGCGACGCTGCCGAACGAAGCGGCGGCTGAGCAGGCCGCGCAACTGCAGCACATGCAGACGCGGCGCTCGTGCCTGCTGTGTGATTACCTGCGGCTCGAGCAGACGCAGCGCGAGCGCCTGGTGTGCGAAAACCAGAGCTTCGCGGCGCTGGTGCCGTTTTGGGCGGTGTGGCCGTTCGAGATCATGGTGATCAGCAAGCGGCACACCGGCGGCATGGACGATCTGGGCGCGGGCGAGCGCGATGCGCTGGCCGACATCCTGCAGCAGGTCACGCGGCGCTACGACAATCTCTTTGGCGTCACGGTCCCCTACTCGATGGGTTTCCATCAGCGGCCCACGGACGGCGAGCCGCATCCGGAGTGGCATTTTCACGCGCACTACTATCCGCCGCTTCTGCGCTCGGCGACCGTGCGGAAGTGGATGGTGGGATACGAAATGCTGGGCTCGCCGCAGCGCGACCTGACGCCGGAAGTGGCGGCGGAGCGGCTGCGAACCACCTGACGCAAAAGGAAAAAGTAAAAAGGCAGACCGCTCTCGAAACGCAGCCCTTTTTTTCGCCTTTTGCCGCTTCAAGGCTTCCCTGCGCCGGCAGCCGCCCTCACGCGTTCCAACGCGCCGCTCTTGGCGGCGGCGTAGATCGCTTCTACAACGGCGACGCTGCGGCGCCCTTCATGTCCATCGCAGCGCGGCGGGCGATTGTCACGGACGGCTTCCAGAAAATCTTCGAGTGCGGCTTTGTGTCCGCGAATGTCGGAGACGACGGGAGAGGTTGCGCTCGGGTTGGCGTCGGCCGATTCGCTGCTTATTTCAAAGCGCGGGCTGCCGAACCGCAAGTCGGCGGCGATGACGCGGTCGTTCTCGATGACCAGTGTGCCGTTGTCGCCGGAGATTTCGACGCAGCGCGGGTAGCCGGGGTAGATCGAAGTTGCCGCCTGCAAAATCCCCTGTGCGCCGGAGCGAAATTCCAGCAGGGCAGTGAGCGTGTCTTCGACTTCGATGTTGTGCAGCGCGGTGCGCGACTGTGCCTGGACGGTCGCGACGTCACCGAGCAGCCAGAGGACCAGATCAACGGTGTGGACTCCCTGGTTCATGAGCGCGCCGCCGCCGTCGAGCGCGCGGCGTCCCCGCCACTTCGAGCCGGAGTAGTACTCGGGCGGGCGGAACCATTTGACGCGCGCGTCCACCAGATGGATGCGGCCCAGGCCGCCGGAGGCAAGAAACTCACGGGCGCGCTTCAGCTCGGGCTTGAAGCGGTCCTGAAAAAAGACGCCGAGCTTCACGCCGGCTTGCGTTGCGGCGGAGATGAGCGCGTCGGCGCGGGCGACGCTGACGTCAATCGGCTTTTCGGTGAGGACGTGCAGGCCGCGGCGGGCGGCGGCGATGCCCTGCTCGGCGTGCAGCGCCGAAGGGCTGCCGATGGCGACCATGCTCATGGGGCGGTGCGACAGAAAACGATCGAAATCGAAATAGGCCGCGGCGCCGAATTCCTTCGCGAACGCCGGGACGCGCTCCGGGTTCGTGCCGAAGACGGCGGTGACTGGAATTCCAAGCGCCTGTGCGGCCTGCGCATGCGTCTGGCTGATGTTGCCGCCGCCGATGATGCCGAGAGAAACCATTTGCGATTTGTGATTTGTGATCTATGACGCGGCGCCGGCTTTGATCAACAGCTCGCGCATGCCGGCCCAGCTTTGCCGCGTGGATTCTTCCGGCGTGCCGGCGCCGCGCCAGTGCGTTTCGAGGCTCACGGCGAGACGGTAGCCGTCGCGTTTGAGCGCGCGGAACTGGCCAAGCCAGTCCACAAGGCCGCCATTCATCGGCGCCCAATCGCGCTCTCCGCCAGGTTTCTGGAGAACGTCTTTGCAGTGCACGTGTCCGATGCGGTCCTTGGGAAGCTTCTTGTATCCGTCGGGGAAAGGCAGGTCGCCAATCCGGGCCGCGTTGCCGGGGTCCCAGTTGAGCTTGAAGTTCGGCGAGCGGACTGCGTTGAGCGTTCGAACGGCTTCGTCGGCCGTGGCGGTGTTGCAGGCGTGCTCGTTTTCGAGAATGAGGATGACGCCCTTCTTGGCCGCTCTCTCGGCTGCTTCGTTGAGTTTGGCGTCCATGGCGGCGCGAAACGGCGCGGGGTCCTGGATGCGCCAGAAGTCGAAGCCGCGCAGGCGATCGGTGTTGAAGGCGCGGCATAGTTCGAGCGCGCGCTCCAGGACTTCGTCCTGTTGCTCGTAGGTAAAATCGGCGCCGAAGCGGTCTTTGGGGGCGTTCGAGGGCGGTGCGCCCCGGAAATCGCACTTGAACAGCGGCGAGGCAACGTCCGTGACGCGCAGTTTGTACTTCTCGAGCAGCGCGCGAGCCGAAGCGATCTCGGCGGCGTCGAGCAGCATGATGTTCTTGTTCCACAGCGTGCGCAGCTCGACCCACTCAAGGCCGAAGTCGCGCGCGATGATACTGAGGCCGCGATCGAAGTCCTGCGTGATCTCGTCGGAGATGACGGCGACACGGAAGTCGGATCTCATCGTTAGCTGACCTTGTAACCCAGCTTCTTTTCCAGATAGTCCTTGCTGGCCACCGCCGACTCGGCGGGCGTGTGGATGGGCGCGAGCTGGCCGTCGAGTTCCACGATGGCCCATCCGCGGAACCGCGCTTTCTTCAGCGCGGCAAAGACGCCCGGCAGGTCAACGCGCCCGCGGCCGAGTTCCACGAACTCGTAGTTCTTGCTGCTCCCCTCGCGCGGCGTGACGTCGTGCACATCCTTGATATGCAGGAAGAGCAGGCGGTCGTGGTAGCGCCCGATGGCTTCGGCGGGGTCGCCGCCGCCCTGCGCGTAGTGCGCAATGTCGAGCTCGAGCTTGACCCACCGCGGGTCAGCGAGCGCGAGCAGGCGGTCCACTTCCTCGGGGCGCTCCCCCATGCTGTTCATGTGGTTGTGGTACCCGAGCTGCACGCCCAGGTCGGCGGACTGCTTGGCGATTTCCGTCATCAAGCGGGCCAGGCGCTTGTAGTCGTCGAGTGTGGCGGCACGGTCTTTGGGCTTGGTGTCGGTGACCTGGAGATAGAGGCCGCCGGCGTCGTGCAGGAATTTTGCGTTCGCCACGTGCCTGGCGATTTCGTCTTTTTCGTCGGCCGTGTCGGCGCGCACGCCGCCCGAGGAGAGCGCGACAAACGTGAGCTTGTGCTTCTCCAGGTCGGCGCGCAGTGCGGCGGGATCGTTGTTGTACTCGGCGATGACGTTGGAGCGGATTTGAATGCCGGGATAGCCTGCCGCGGCGATCTCCCGCATTGCCTTGCGGTCGTCGCCGTTCCAGGTGATGGCGGCGTAACCGAAGCGAATGGCGCTTGGCCCCTTGGCAATCCGCTTCTGGAAATAGGAGAGGTCGAGCGGCGGGTAGAGCAGGCCGGGCGCGGCGTGCAGGCGCAAAGGAACAGCCGATGCGGCGGCGACCGCGCCGGCGCCGATGAGGAATTCGCGGCGGTTGAAGCGATTCATTGGGTGACCTCCGGGGCCAAAGCCCCGACTCTTGTGTCCTAAAGCGCGCGGCTGAAGCCGCCCTCCCCAAAAGTGATTTCTGTGTGCGGCGCCGCCCTTGGCTGTACGGCACGGTGAAACAACTACATTGGTCCTGAGCGCGCAGAATACGCGCGCTCAGGATGACCTCAAAGATCGAACGACCCGGAAACAGAGGTCAACGCAGCCGCTACGCCGGCTTCTTCACATGCTCGGCGAACACGATGCGCTGCCCGCTTTCAATCGCCTCGTTGCCGAGTGCAACGGCCACGCCGGAGATCCATCCCCACATCTCGTCGGCGCCGGGCTTCTTGTTGTTGCGCACGCAGTCAATAAACGAAGCGCACGCGAGATAGTCGGCGTTACCGCGCACGTCTTCGGGGACTGGCAATGGCGTTCCCTGCCCGCCGTATGGCTTTTCCGCGCGGAAGCTGGCCGTGGTGGTGACGCCGCGCTCCACCACGAGTTCCTGCGGGACGGCTGAGTTGGCGCCCTGCGCCGGCTCGTAATACGACATACCGTCGGCCTGCGTGAACACAATCGTGCCCCCCGTGCCGTACACCTTGATCTGCGCGCCTTCCAGGCGGTTGGTGGTAATCGCGCTGAAGAAGAGCGTGCGCCCGCCGGGATAGCGATAGACGACCTGCACGTTGTCAGCGACTTCGCGCCCGTCCTTCCAATAGTCGATGCCGCCGGCGCCGATGACCGACTCGGGCACGTCGCCGAAGACCTGGTTCGCAAGGTGGATGTGGTGTGTGCCGAGTTCGGCGAGAAGTCCGCCGGAAAACTCCTTGTACATGCGCCAGTTGAACAGGCGCTCGAGCTTGGGGTCCTTGGGATCGGGCACGGCGCGGCGCCAGTTGTTGTTGCGGTGCCAGTAAGCGTAAATCTGCGTGACCTGTCCGATCTTGCCGGCGCGAATCTGGCGCAGGCCTTCCTGGTACCAGGGCGCGTAGTGATATTGCAGCCCCACCTGGTAGAGCTTGCCGGTGCGGCGCACCGTGTGAACGACTTTGTCGCATTCGGCGACGGTCTTGGCCTGGTCTTTCTCACCGTAAACGTGGCGCCCGCTTTCGAGGGAGTCGGTGACGTGCGCTGCGTGGAACGAAAGCGGTGTCGCGATGACGATGGCGTCGAGATCTTTGGCTTCGAGCAGACGGCGGTAGTCGGCGAACCCCGGCGTGTCCTCGCCGGTGATCTTGCGGGCGGCGGCCAGGCGCGGCTCGTAGACGTCGCACAGCGCGCGGAACTTCACGCCGGGCACGCGCAGGAATGCGCGCATCAGTGCTGAGCCGCGGCTGCCCGGGCCGATGATGCCGAGGTTGACCTGATCAGACGGCGGAACGGCCGCGGCCGCTCCTGAAGATGCCGCCAGCGCGCCGGCGAGCGCGCCAGCCGATGTGCCGATGAATTCGCGACGATTGATCCGAAAGTGATCGTTCATTGCGGTTGCGTCCTTCCTGCATGTTTGCGTTCGTTCGAAGAAACGGCGGGCCCGGAGGCGCGCCACGGCAGCCCCGCCTCGGTGGGCCAGCGGAACGAATAGAACGCCGTGGAGTGCTCGGAGCCCGCGTCGCCGGTGATGAACAGCGCCCGCGCGCCGGGGATCGTTTTCAGCAGCGCGGCGCCGCGCTCGCGCCCCATGACGAACGTCGCGGTGGAGAGCGCGTCGCTGTCAGTGGCGCTGGGAGCGATGACGGTGGTCTGCATCATGCCCTGCACCGGCTCGCCGGTGCGTGGATCCATGATGTGGCAGTACATGCGCCCGCCGAGGCGGAAGAATTTCTCGTAGTTGCCCGACGTGGAAAGCGACTCGT is a window from the Terriglobales bacterium genome containing:
- a CDS encoding sugar phosphate isomerase/epimerase → MNRFNRREFLIGAGAVAAASAVPLRLHAAPGLLYPPLDLSYFQKRIAKGPSAIRFGYAAITWNGDDRKAMREIAAAGYPGIQIRSNVIAEYNNDPAALRADLEKHKLTFVALSSGGVRADTADEKDEIARHVANAKFLHDAGGLYLQVTDTKPKDRAATLDDYKRLARLMTEIAKQSADLGVQLGYHNHMNSMGERPEEVDRLLALADPRWVKLELDIAHYAQGGGDPAEAIGRYHDRLLFLHIKDVHDVTPREGSSKNYEFVELGRGRVDLPGVFAALKKARFRGWAIVELDGQLAPIHTPAESAVASKDYLEKKLGYKVS
- a CDS encoding Gfo/Idh/MocA family oxidoreductase produces the protein MNDHFRINRREFIGTSAGALAGALAASSGAAAAVPPSDQVNLGIIGPGSRGSALMRAFLRVPGVKFRALCDVYEPRLAAARKITGEDTPGFADYRRLLEAKDLDAIVIATPLSFHAAHVTDSLESGRHVYGEKDQAKTVAECDKVVHTVRRTGKLYQVGLQYHYAPWYQEGLRQIRAGKIGQVTQIYAYWHRNNNWRRAVPDPKDPKLERLFNWRMYKEFSGGLLAELGTHHIHLANQVFGDVPESVIGAGGIDYWKDGREVADNVQVVYRYPGGRTLFFSAITTNRLEGAQIKVYGTGGTIVFTQADGMSYYEPAQGANSAVPQELVVERGVTTTASFRAEKPYGGQGTPLPVPEDVRGNADYLACASFIDCVRNNKKPGADEMWGWISGVAVALGNEAIESGQRIVFAEHVKKPA